Proteins from a single region of Bactrocera neohumeralis isolate Rockhampton unplaced genomic scaffold, APGP_CSIRO_Bneo_wtdbg2-racon-allhic-juicebox.fasta_v2 cluster10, whole genome shotgun sequence:
- the LOC126765305 gene encoding uncharacterized protein LOC126765305: protein MCRDATTIQQWNVVKMVKYLGSHELCVAFAEVYGLLPKSRLCAIHKTQMALHKRPPLGYFKCSRGNCRSKSLISRAVGTWFEGVKLSFPQVFYLMYCFAHRFTREDIYREDYASVEKKFSSATISDWYSYCREAVVIFQLDHQEFKGKIGGPGKVVQIDESKFGKRKYNKGRRVEGHWVLGMIEDGSEDLRLEVCPDNVRSAEVLIPLIRKNVREGTTIKTDFWRAYECRPEYGYIHKKVNHSDPANPFIAEDGTNTQRIESHWRVVKRLFYKDNYNNPANFADVTVEFLWRREMQKKKYRSI, encoded by the exons ATGTGTCGTGATGCTACTACAATACAGCAGTGGAATGTAGTGAAAATGGTGAAATACTTGGGCTCACATGAATTATGTGTAGCATTTGCTGAGGTATACGGCCTGTTGCCAAAAAGTCGGCTTTGTGCCATTCACAAAACGCAAATGGCATTGCACAAACGCCCTCCATTAGGGTACTTTAAATGCTCTAGGGGCAATTGTAGGTCGAAGTCCCTTATTTCAAGGGCAGTGGGCACGTGGTTTGAAGGCGTCAAACTAAGCTTTCCCCAGGTGTTTTACCTGATGTATTGTTTTGCCCACCGATTTACGCGGGAAGATATTTATAGGGAGGACTATGCGAGCGTTGAAAAGAAATTCTCATCTGCCACTATCTCCGACTGGTATAGCTACTGCCGGGAAGCAGTAGTTATATTTCAGTTAGACCACCAAGAATTCAAAGGGAAGATTGGTGGTCCAGGAAAGGTAGTGCAGATTGACGAAAGTAAATTCGGAAAACGCAAATACAACaaag GAAGACGCGTAGAAGGGCATTGGGTCCTGGGTATGATAGAGGATGGCAGTGAGGACCTCAGACTGGAGGTATGCCCGGACAACGTACGTTCCGCTGAGGTCCTCATCCCTCTTATTCGCAAAAATGTTCGAGAAGGAACTACTATAAAAACAGACTTTTGGCGCGCATACGAATGCCGCCCTGAATATGGTTAcatccataaaaaggttaaccATAGTGACCCTGCCAATCCCTTTATCGCCGAGGAtggcacaaacacacaaagaATTGAGTCTCATTGGCGTGTGGTAAAGAGACTTTTTTACAAAGACAACTACAATAATCCGGCAAACTTTGCTGATGTTACAGTAGAGTTTTTATGGAGGcgggaaatgcaaaaaaaaaaatacagatccATTTAA